The Amaranthus tricolor cultivar Red isolate AtriRed21 chromosome 14, ASM2621246v1, whole genome shotgun sequence DNA window cagaGTCTAGTGGGGCAAGAACAAATATTATTGAGGAGGTTGTTCCCGTAGTAAACCCAAACCCAGTGTTACTAATAAACTTTGATGAGTTGGATTTcgaggaggatccagaagaggacccggaggaggaccCCGTTGAGGACCCAGAAGAAGAATTTGAGGAGGATTTTGAGGAAAATTTCAATGAGGAACAGGGAGAAATTATGGAGGAAGACTCCTTAAGAGTGGTAGAAGAACCTTATGAGGATAACTTGGGAGATGGTtataatgctgatgaggagggAGGAATAGCTGATAGAGGTGAAATTATGAGCGATACTGATAGCAAAGCAGTTattctagggggttggccggtgaggcgagaAGATCTTATGAGTGAGGAGGAAAGTGAAATAATTATGTGGGAGGAAAGACCACCTGAACCAATAATTGTAGAACTTTCTGATTCCGTAGGGcgacttactatgagtgattccttatctgtaggaACCCCTTCTGTTTCTGATAGCacgtctagcgatgactctggtgatgctgattttgaccctgatcgaTACATGGAGGATCAGGACCGTCTGGATGCGTcgcctttatttgcctgattgtttctactttatttgattatgcatgtgtacgagttcgtatgtctagttccttagtaaaataaatcgcgaacaattttgttggttgaatgatttggttgtttacTTCGGACTTTTGTAGTATTTGAACAGTGGTTATGTGGGATTTTATACCCAAGTATTTCTTTTTAGATTGGAACAATATGGtattattgatttgaatttgaattttgtttataGAAGTTTAAACATTAGTAGGTAAAATTGATTAAGTAttgtatttatggaaaaatgTGAAGATTTGATTATAGACTCATTGTTCAAACTCTTTTACCTTTTAGGACTATtaccttgttttttttttgagcaaTAATAGTATGAGTTTTCCTTAACCACAAACTCTatagaaatgtatttacataccttgtttaacctaatgcagtatacttgccatcatgccaccctttttaaAAAGGTCCGTGCCTAGAGGAAACTCTGACCGtgtgcttcgaaacctagttaaggccctagctggcgcaaggaatccgagGCAGAAATCCTTGGAGGAAAGGGCTTCATCAATTAGTAaaagaatagcccagagtaaaccctcgacttataaTGGAAAGGGTGAACCTTCTATGctggaaaactggctgagagaatttgacaagctctttagtgtggtgagatgtcctgctgagctcatggttgaccaagccgcgtttttcttagtggaagacgctgactattagtggacacatagtaagataaggttgatatcagaaaacgatgatgacttaagctgggaaggttttaagggggcgttaagggaTCAGTTCTATCCGCCTCATGTgaggaaggacaaatcaaatgagtttgctagaTTCGAAATGGGAAACTTAACGGTGGatgaatattattagaaatttatggaatacctgAAGTTTTGTTCTGAGGAcgtcccaactgagggaaagaaaattcAGCATTTTGAAttaggtctatcgtatgagatTGAAAAGcacattgagactgatagatatgatactttagaccagctatacaagagagctgcgcagattggaaatgttattaggaaagaaaaagagaagatgaGCCATAGCGGGGAAAAGAGGAAAGAACCCATGCTTCAGAATGATATGAATGTGGGTAATCAagttcaaaatcaatttaagaagcacaaaccgtttggaggcTTCCAGGAAAAAGGTTTCCACTCTGGTCAGAAAAGCAAGAGTGGGGGAAATTTGagactagaggctagaatgcagaagcctttgtatgatcgcaataggaaggaaagaatttataattgtaggagatgccagaagaatcacccaggaagggattgccggggtgcgttagtggactgttcttactgtggtaagccgggccatagaatgtatgagtgttatactcgcatgGGACAACAAGTGCtgcaagggggaaatcatagaggcTTCCAACAACAACGTCGCAATAACGGACGGAGTGGTAATGAAGCTGGAAGGGGGAACCACAATGGTGGtagttttggccgaaacttgggaggtgcctcaaacccTAGGTTTCCGAGAAATCACTCTGGTGTCCAGCAACGACAGTGGAATGCTAGAAACGAGATtttcttttcaagccaacgtggtaatcaaggaggtgttactGCTTCTACTCAGAATGATGGCAGACTTTCAGCAGGTTAATTCGAGGGAAGCAGCGCAGGCGgcggatgtggtcataggtacgttttgtattaatacaaaatccgttaaagtactttttgattctggtgcatcgtgctcgtttgtttcaaagtctagagttaaggacttAGAATGGAGAACCCCGatgaaacatctttttcagtcgCTACTCCTTCTGGGGTGATTTTTCATTGTGATACGCtgttccgtgaagtgccggttaagataggaaaagtaaaatttccaagtgatttattttctctaaaaatggatgatttaaatgtaatacttgggatggattgacTAAGTAAATATaaagcgataatagattgtgaagaacagtcgGTGACTTTAAGTGGACCcaggggggagaaggttaaatataggagtcttcctaagggaccgaggataaaaatcgtatctttcattgaaggtcaggaagttaatcaagcaagggcaaccgtggtttctgtgtagtataagtaaggtAGAGGAGCGGGAGGTGCGGCTTGAGAACATTCcggtggtctgtgattttagggatgtttttccagaagaacttcctggtatgccgccaagaagggacgtgaACTTCTCGATTGACTTAATCTctgggacagggccaatttcaaaagccccttaccgaatggccccaaaggagatggaagaattgaaagtccaattggaggagttgttggagaagggttatataagacccagtgtgtcgccttggggagcctcggtgttgtttgtaaggaaaaaggacggaacgatgcgtctctgcattgattacagagaacttaataaggtcactgttaagaataagtacccattaccacggatcgatgatctttttgatcagttacaaggggcaggagtcttttctaAGATTAATCTGCGgtcagggtatcatcagttacgtattaaggaggaggatattagtaaatcagcttttagaaccagatatggacacttcgaattcaccgtgatgccttttgggttgaccaacgcaccggcagcatttatggggttgatgaatcagGTTTTTAACGCGTatctcgataagtgtgtggtggtgttcattgatgatattttggtatattctaaGAGCCGAGAAGAACATCGagagcatttaaggatagtcttacagattctgcgagagaatcagttatatgctaagttttcgaagtgtgaattttggttagagaaagtggcttttctaggtcacattgtttctaaggaaggaatttctattgatccagcaaaagtagcagctgttcgggactggtctacacctcggaatgttatAGATATTCGAAGTTTCTTAGGATTAGCAGGGTACTATCatcgttttgtgaaggatttttaTCGTATCGCTCGTTCGctaacatccttgatgaagaaggagaagaagttcgaatggactgaggagtgtgagaaggcatttcagttgttgaaggagaagttaactacagcccctgtgttgaccttacctgatccatctttggaatattcCGTCTACAGTgatgcttccaaacatggattaggttgtgttttgatgcaagataggaaagtgGTGGCGAATGCTTcgcgtcaactaaggactcatgaggtgaattatccaacacatgacttggagttagcggctgtggttttcgcattgaaaatttggcgacattatctttatggtgtcaaatgcaaggtcttcacggatcataaaagcttgcaatttttgttcactcaatccaagttgaatttgcgccaacgacgttggttagaacttatcagtgattatgattgtGAGATTTCctatcacgaaggccgtgcgaatgtagtcgctgatgcttttagcagaaaatcgaggcattcagtctcagcgttaataacctctgaggagttgtgtaaggagtttgggagaatgaacttggagataatccaagaaggggaattggaagccaagttgagtgcattgtctattcaacctactttttttgaagagattatggctaagcaactggaagacccaaagttcattaaacttcgggagcagatcagtgaagggagagctgaaggttttacaattcatgaggacggtagtcttcgttttaaaggatgGTGTTGTgtaccggatgggtgtgactccttgaagtaaaaattattgaacgaagcccattattctagatactcggttcatcctggtggagacaagatgtatcaagatttaaaatgcatgttttggtggtcaggtatgaaaaagaatattgcagattttgtttccaagtgttttcaaaaggttaagagtgaacatcgaagactagctgggttactgcaacctctagaagttccggtatggaagtgggatgacatttctatggatttcgttttaggtttgccacgaactaaggctggtaatgatactctttgggttattgtggataggcttactaagtctgcaaggtttattccgatgaactgtaagtgggatatggaacaacttgctcgtgcctacattagatacgttgttcgatatcacggaatacctcgtactattgtctccgatcgtgatactcgatacttgtcacatttctgGAAATCTTTACAGCAGgttttgggaaccactcttctttatagtacgtcttttcaccctatgacggatggtcagactgaacgtgtcaatcagatactagagggcatgttgagagcaatagccatggaatggcaaggttcatgggatgaacatttggatttagtagaattctcttataataacagttatcaggcaatgATTCAAATGGccccgtttgaagcactttatggtcgtaagtgccgtagtcttgtatgttgggatgattttactgaatctgtcaccttaggacctgatatgcttgttcaaatgactgagcaagtaaagttaattcgcaataaaatgaaggcagcccaggatagacaaaaatcatacgccgatctccgacatcggcctgatgagtacgaagtaggcgacaaagttctactctgtgtgtctccgatgaaaggtgtggttcgttttggtgctcgtgggaagttaagcccgcgtttcattggtccctatgatattgtggaacggattgggaagttagcttaccggttagcgctgcctaatgcgctgggtaaggttcatgacgtttttcatatctcccagttaaaacgttatgttgcggcttcttcgcatgtcttaggCCCGGagccgttagaacttgatgagagcctaacctatgaagagcaacctgttcagattttagatagaaaggttcgcagtactcggcgaaaggatgttgcaatggttaaggttctatggtcaaatcatcggtcacaagaggcaacttgggaaacagaagtttccatgcgagagaagtatccgtaCCTTTtccctcaggttagtaagttaccgggacgtaactttttaaggggggtagaaagCGATAGGATTTTTCGCGCGTTGATTTATTTTGATCtagtttcttttgttgtgtgcttgttttgtcgtttttgTGTGTGTGATCGTTGTATGTTTTGagtttgtacgttgaggttttggggtaaaaacctttttaaggggggtagtctgtaacaccccgatatttttccgatatatttaatgaattactagtaatattattattattattctttttagaagagtgtatttttttattattttcttttatttgttattgggttagatcatgagatttcaacttttaaggcaattaaaaccattttaagcccGAACCTTTTTCCCTaacctatctttaatttcaaaaaggaaaaaaaaaataaaagagggaaatggCAAgggttggccggccatatgggatTTTTGGGGGGATTTTGTAACTCCCATTTGGGTAATTGAATGGTTAAGGCAATTAACACATAATAAAATCTCACATATTTCCTTAATTGTTTTCTTACCTTGTAccttttcatttcaaaaaattttgCAAGAAAAACCCACTCAAACTCCCTCTACTCACGCCTGGTatcatcattttgttcatcaattggtgttttgttcttttgCAAATTGTGAGTAAAATTCtcaatctaattttatttttaagttttaatttaaatttctatgattattatgtgtgttatcttataatttatgagtagtttatgatttaaaattcatgtatgaAAGTGTGAAGTACTttttatctaaattaatgtatggttttagagttttagatatgtttatatgtgtgtgaaggatttgtttgatgaatgattgtaaagtatatatatatataaaatggatgctcatagaaaaatgtatgtggtgttagaaatttattttattgattaataggaggaatctATAAtgttgctagagaaatatatgtatatatgtgtgtacatttgtgtaaaaagaattatttttgaggaataaaaaaaaattaatttcgtaaatggtcatgaaaattatgcaaatattgtcgtttagatttaataggaaataaagcattgaaatttatatttttatggtaaaaaaaaatatatgaaatgacaaaattccgtaggttttgaaaatggtgaaaaaaaaggtgtttttggaacatttttggttttgaaatttggttaaaaatacttatactatgttataaattatggaaattggtacccgggggttttgacgccttccgaacgcaacggtgaagtcggattttcagtttgacagttttaagttacGTTTCTTGACAGATTATGTATgttgtcctgttttgtgtgtttaccatgttatagtatgtgatggatgttcatgatgtgtgtagtattctaggtgtgagtgtaattgtatgtgtgtgttatggttgatttgaagaaagtgtgtatgtgtgcttatttcccgaatacgattgaaccttgtaggaagtcgattcgtgaccgggaattgaataGGATGTTTGAGAGTTgattatcttgcttaaggtatgtacacgcagcgaagtttgcatttagtccgatgtatcatataataatgatatacaaaagtaaagtatggatatatagtatgaataatgttatttttccgaataaataattttgatacattgttctgataagcagaggtagtatgacctcactaaccttaaagtggacgtagtatgacgtcaattggtggaaatgaattactcgcggtatatgggggcattatgagccaccgcgggggtatggataagagacttgcttaggggttagcttcccctaatgtaatgtctcacttatggagattggagttgtaccggcagtatggctggatagtgcAGCAGTATGGCTCACTAACTCTTACATGAaattaattattctttattaacgTGATCGAAGCGTATTTTTCTGCAAACTGAAAGCTATTAAATTaaatctttctcttgttgtaattaattattttggtatgcgacgtttgctgacgtgtacttttggtcttaacgaccctgcgatgatgttgtttcctatctgggcaatgactagcagtaagttaagttgcaggtttggggagtgaggattgtcccttggagaaataaatcgataggatacagaagtcttgataagaacttctaataaagtttaaagaatattttgttttatgaggcgatttcgttctcaagttgtaataagtagatttaatttttcgttcttatccgctgctaagaatttcttatatctagtagttcataacaacactaatagaacttgatccgcaagcttcccttaatttcaaatccgtttttaactgccttctaacatcctggtttgactcgaacgatatttacttgtttttaaaaggtcatcttctcttttcgtacgatccgagttattccgagatgttacagtaacgttttacaaaatcgtaaatataataataaaattttacatttcgtactataaaataataaaataatattttgaagTTTTATATTGAAAGAACttacaaaatttgaaaaatgtttaagaaataaagatggtttgaaatggataaccaaaggattaagaatttgaattcaaaattcagaataattaattagaagattaagatttaaaattttgagtATGTTACACTCCTCCAAAAGATTATGCATTGTTGAATGTGAATCTTTAGCTGATAATATGACTGGTAGAATAAAAAGATAGCAAGCCAAGCATCTCTCCTATACAGCTCGATTGCAACTCATTAGTTCGGTTGTGATGGGAATTTCCTTTTATTGGTGCCAAATTTTTATTCTTCCAAAGAAAGTTATCAGCTCTATTTGTACATCTGTTTTATGGTTTGGTATTTCAGAGTCTCAAAGACCGGGTATGGTCAAATGGAAGAATGTTTGCAGGCCTAGGAAAGTGGGAGGCTTAGGCATTAGAGATATTTATGTCTGGAACCAAATTGCAGTGGGCAAAATAGCATGgcatattcatatgataaagGATTCCATGTGGGTACAGTGAGTTCATAATGTTTATACCAAAGGAGTAAGTGAGAATTATTTGATGCTCAACCTACAGCTAGCTGCACAATTAAGAAACTTTGTTTTGTCAAGGATACAAGGAAATAATGGACTTTTTGTGATGTGTACTCTATTAAAGAGATTTATATGGAGACGTTTAAGATGCTCCCAAAGGTTAAATGGAACAACACAGTTTGAAATAGATTGTCTATCCCCAAAGCTAGGTTTTGTTGTTGGCTTATAGCATTGGgtaaaattaaacaataaatcttttatttgccaaatacttaaaaaataaacaaattaaaaaaagtaaaaattaaaaaaataaatttaaaacataaaaaacttttatttttctaatataaaaaactttcaaattaacatatttaatttgggaaataatattactagcaacagtcttcttcttcctcttccccTTCCCCAATGTTTCTCCCTCTCTTTTGCAGGTTAACCGGCACCACCCATTAGCAACATCAAGCAGCGGCCTCAACTTAATGTTATCCCGCTGTCTTCTACAGTGGTATCCACGGCCATCTACACCTATACAGGTTGGAGGAGGGACTGAATTTTACGAATTCGTCTATTTTTCTCCGGCGATAGCCATTGTTGATCTGCATCGTTTCGAAGCACTCCTCAGGAACAGCCAGCAACAGCCCCTTTTTCAGCCAAGTTTGGCACCGTTGGCGTTATTACACCGGTAATCACCTAATCGAGGTGCAGGTGCTACCCCTCCTTAACCTTCATCTTCTTATTCGTATACTAATTCTCTAAGTAATTTTTGTGCATCTCTTGCTTAATTCTATCTATTTAGTGTTTGTTTTATTTAGCTGCTTACTTTTTTATACAATTTGGTGTTATGGGTTTGGAAAATCTATTTTTTGGTTGTATTTTGTATATGCACTTGCAGTTATCATATCTTGGAGTGTTCTCATACCTGAGATAACCTAGGAGACCTCATGAGAACTATCCCCGAAGATGAGAAAGTTTTCTTAGGAGGAGACTTTAACGGACATCTAGGCAGAGATGTGAGCAACTATAACTCGGTTCATGGAGGGTTTGGTTTGGGGGCAAGGAATGAGAGTGGGGAGAATTTGCTAGAGTTTGCACTAGGAAAAGAATTGGTTATAGCAAATtcgatctttagaaagaaagatgagcaTTTGATCACATATAAGAGCGGCAGACATGCAACCAAAGTTGACTATTTCTTAGTGCGCAAGGGAGATCGAGCCTCATTCTTCGATTGTAAGGTGGTGTTGGGTACAGAGATGCCCACCCAACACAGGCTTTTAGTACTAGTTTTCAGGATAAGGAAGAAAATTGTAGAGAAGAAGGTCGAGTCTAGAGGAAAGATCATGTGGGGGAGACTTAAAGAGGATATGGTCGCAACCCTATCCAGCAAGATAAGTTAATTGGGCTTCCCTAGTCAAAGAATGCGAATGAAATGTGGGTGAACATGGCAAAAACCATTAGAAAATTGGGAAAAGAGACCATGGGGGTATCGTCGggtaaaccaaaagtgttcgaagagtcgtggtggtggaacgatgaggtggaaaagaagataaaggataaaaacaagagatttaaggaACTTATGGCATGCACGAAAGAGGAGGATAGGACAGAAAAGAGAGTGAGCTATAAAAAAGCAAAGCGGGCAGAAAAGAAAGCGGTAACGGAGGCAAAAAACCGTGGTTATGAGGACTTGTATCGAAAGCTTGATACCAGAGAGGGGGAGAAgcagatttttaagttggcaaggACTAGATCCAGGCAGcggcaagacttagaggcaaGGAAATATATCAAGGATGAGGGAAGACGAGTTCTCCTGAGACAAGAGAACATCAAAACCAGATGGCTACAGTATTTCTCTCAGTTACTCAAGGAGTCTAGGGGGCCAAAGGAGGCAGATAATCAAACTTCTAACGTCCAAAGACCACTGGAATATGGGTCAATGAGTGATATTACCACAGaagaagtaggagaagctctcaaaagGATGGGGAGAACAAAGACAATCGGGCCAGATAACAtcccgattgaggtgtggagggtttttaggagaagagggcattcgttggctgactaacctttttaatattattttgaggacacataagatgccagaagaatggaggaacaACACACTAATACctctatttaaaaacaaaagcgaTGCGTAAGTATGCgggaactatagaggtatcaaacttctaagaCACACAATGGAAttatgggaaagagtgatagagaggagaattagacaagaaacggtgattagagagaaccaattcgattttatgccAGGAAGGTTAACCATTGCGAAAATTCATGTTTTGtggagactgatggagaaatatagggagcgaaagaagaATCTGAATATGGTGTTCATTAACTTGGAGAAAttgtatgatagcataccacgtgTCATTTgagatagcctcaaggctagaggtatttctttagtgtacattgaggctacacgggatatgtatgacagagtttcgactaacattcaaacaccggtaGGGATAATAGAgccttttccggttaaagttagactacatcagggatcgactctaagccctttcatttttactgtcattatggaagagatttttaaatctattagggagacggtaccgtggtgcatgctattcgctGACATAttgctggtagcagaaactagagtggaggttagtaataaattgaatgagtggagggaagcttttgaaggtaaagggttgcgcattagtcgtacgaaCACTGAGTATTTCcactgtgactttagtgggacatcaccggtacgtgaaccagaggtgtccattgatgaagcagttgttataagtacaaccaagtacaagtatttgggatagATCATTCAAAGGAATAGGGAGATTGACgaagatgtaaatcatcgtatacatgcgggttggctcaagtggcgagtaGCCACCGCACTGATATGTGATAgtaaattcccaagcaagttaaaagaaaaaatctaCCGGGCGACAATCAAACCTACTCTGCTATATGGAACCGAATGtaggcctgtaaagaagattttttaaCACAAGATGGAAGTTATAGAAAtgtgtatgctgaggtggatgtgtgggtacacattgatggatcgaattaggaaccaagagtttagtgacaaactaggggtagcccctatttttGGTAAAATGTGTGAAAATAGATtaaggtggtttggacatgtgcagagaaagacttttcaCGCCCCTGTGAGAAGGGTAAAAAGCATCATATTAGAGGATAAGAGGAGTCGAAGAAAACCCATGAGAACTTAGGatgagaacttgggatgagtaaataaaaattgacttgCATTAATTAAACCTCTCTAAGGGCCTAACTGATGTCTACGTCCACGTTTTATACTACTAATatcctcttagattaccttttgatgCTCTTGccctcttgcttctctcgtttcttttattattaatttttttgttttctatttttatagttggttctacttatttattttatttataggcatttaatttatctttttcgtGTAGTTACgcctctttatctttctcgagtcgagagactcctttggccgcgttctcctttatgggtatgaatttCCGTCGTCCTTCattccctccccaaaccctgtcca harbors:
- the LOC130799407 gene encoding uncharacterized protein LOC130799407 — translated: MRTIPEDEKVFLGGDFNGHLGRDVSNYNSVHGGFGLGARNESGENLLEFALGKELVIANSIFRKKDEHLITYKSGRHATKVDYFLVRKGDRASFFDCKVVLGTEMPTQHRLLVLVFRIRKKIVEKKVESRGKIMWGRLKEDMVATLSSKIS